The Methanosarcinales archaeon genomic interval GAGAGATAACCTTCTGTGCATAAAAAAGCAATTTGTCCCAAAAACAACTGATTCTAAACATAACCTACCAGTCTATCCTAATCTGGCAAAGAATTATGTGGTAACTAAAATTAATCAATTATGGGCGGCTGATATAACATATATACGCCTTGTACAGGAATTCATATATCTCGCAGTTATAATCGATGTATTCAGCAGGAAGTGTATTGGATGGAAATTGGGCAGGGATATTGATTCAGAACTAGCTCTGGAAGCACTGAATATGGCTTTAGCAGATCGCAAGGATAAGGG includes:
- a CDS encoding DDE-type integrase/transposase/recombinase encodes the protein MVTKINQLWAADITYIRLVQEFIYLAVIIDVFSRKCIGWKLGRDIDSELALEALNMALADRKDKGIFNLIHHSDREFNMPHGSMLTDLKKMVSRSA